A genome region from Erigeron canadensis isolate Cc75 chromosome 3, C_canadensis_v1, whole genome shotgun sequence includes the following:
- the LOC122593694 gene encoding chaperone protein dnaJ 6-like: MGKRKKTAAHEENIEHEDEQQQHHVGESSSSSSNNKSLYEILGVERTATQQEIKKAYHRLALRLHPDKNPGDEDAKEKFQQLQKVISILGDEEKRAVYDQTGCVDDADLAGDVVENLKDFFRAMYKKVTETDIEEFESNYRGSESEKTDLVDLCKQYKGHMNRLFCSMLCSDPKLDSHRFKDILDEAISAGELKATKAYQKWAKQVSETKPPTNPLRRSRKPKKESDDLYAIISKRQSERKGQVDAMFSSLVSKYGGGGPSSEPTEEEFEAAREKLEKRKTSKKKSKGK, encoded by the exons ATGGGTAAACGAAAGAAAACCGCGGCTCACGAAGAAAACATAGAACACGAAgatgaacaacaacaacaccacgTCGGTGAATCTTCCTCTTCCTCTTCGAACAATAAGAGTTTGTACGAG ATTCTTGGGGTGGAAAGAACAGCAACTCAGCAAGAAATAAAGAAGGCATATCATAGGTTGGCATTGAGGTTACATCCTGATAAGAATCCTGGCGATGAG GATGCCAAAGAAAAATTTCAGCAACTGCAGAAAGTTATTTCAATACTTGGTGATGAAGAGAAACGGGCAGTTTATGATCAAACTGGCTGTGTCGATGATGCC GATCTTGCCGGGGATGTGGTTGAAAACCTAAAGGACTTCTTTCGGGCTATGTATAAAAAG GTTACGGAAACTGATATTGAAGAGTTTGAATCAAATTACAGAGGTTCAGAGTCTGAGAAAACTGATTTGGTTGATCTATGCAAACAGTACAAAGGTCATATGAACAG GTTGTTCTGCTCGATGCTATGCTCGGATCCAAAGCTTGATTCACATCGATTCAAGGATATTCTTGATGAGGCAATATCCGCTG GAGAATTGAAGGCAACTAAAGCATACCAGAAATGGGCTAAGCAGGTCTCTGAAACAAAACCACCGACAAACCCATTGCGTCGTAGTCGGAA ACCAAAGAAAGAGTCGGATGATTTGTATGCTATAATTTCAAAACGGCAAAGTGAGAGGAAGGGGCAGGTAGATGCAATGTTTTCGTCCCTGGTGAGTAAATATGGAGGGGGGGGCCCATCTTCGGAACCTACTGAAGAAGAGTTTGAAGCAGCTAGAGAAAAACTAGAAAAACGTAAGACTTCAAAGAAGAAATCCAAGGGAAAATAA
- the LOC122594684 gene encoding uncharacterized protein LOC122594684, which produces MQDLSKRTSLLANNNKPPNVKKTTAKKKFVSEDEDFGPWYTQPSKKLSIIGKKSFKKALRRKRYQSGGPRVHYLTTAGHTLPIDLTKAMEQAGVLIKKVNAGSDDYESMILS; this is translated from the exons ATGCAGGATTTAAG CAAAAGAACTTCATTATTAGCTAATAATAATAAGCCACCAAACGTGAAGAAGACGACGGCGAAGAAGAAGTTCGTATCTGAGGATGAGGat TTCGGGCCCTGGTATACCCAGCCCTCTAAGAAACTATCTATCATAGGTAAGAAGTCGTTCAAGAAGGCTCTTCGCAGGAAAAGATACCAGTCTGGTGGT CCAAGGGTTCACTACCTTACTACGGCAG GACATACACTTCCAATCGATTTAACTAAGGCCATGGAGCAGGCTGGTGTTCTAATCAAGAAGGTGAATGCTGGCAGCGACGACTATGAATCTATGATACTCAGTTAG